A segment of the Mangrovimonas sp. YM274 genome:
GAGGACAAAACAACCTTTGCAAGAGAATTTGGTGAACCCGTTGTCATGTTGGACGTTAAAAAACGTGCAGGTAAAAACATGGTGGACGCCGCCGAGCAAATTAACACCATTGTAGACCATGCCATTAAAGATGTATTTCCTCAAGACTTAAAGGTAACCATTGCCAACGACCAATCTTCAGTAACCATTGGTCAAGTAGACGATTTGGTGAACAACATCATATTCGGGGTAATCTTAGTAGTAACCGTTTTGATGTTCTTCCTTGGCTTTAAGAATGCTATTTTTGTTGGGTTCGCTATCCCTATGTCCATGTTTATGTCTTTGATGATTTTGAATTTCTTTGGAATCTCATTGAACACCATGGTATTGTTCGGTCTTATCATGGGCCTTGGTATGTTGGTTGATAACGGTATTGTAGTAGTTGAAAACGTATACCGCCTCATGGATGAAGAAGGCATGAGCCGAATGGAAGCTGCCAAAAAAGGAATTGGTGAAATTGCATTCCCCATTATCATTTCCACAGCAACCACGGTAGCAGCATTCATCCCATTAGGTTTATGGCCAGGATTGATGGGAGAATTCATGATGATTTTACCGCAAACACTGTCCATAGTTTTAGGGTCTTCGTTGTTTGTAGCTATCTTTTTCAACTCTGTATTGGTTTCTCAATTTATGAGTACGGAAGACAAGGACATGCCTTTAAACAAAATCATAAAGCTTAGCGCTATTATGGCTGTATTAGGAATTTTGGTCTACTTATTTGGTGGTACGTACAAAGCTTTAGGATCATTAATGGTATTTTCGGCCATCATGCTTTGGGTATATCGATTATTTCTAAGAAAATGGGCCAATAGTTTCCAAACAAAAACCTTGGTAAAACTGGAACGTTGGTATGAAGGGCAATTACGTTGGGCACTCTCTGGAAAGAAACCTGCCTTGATAACGATTGCCACCTTTTCTGCTTTGATTGCTTCCTTTATAGCCTTCGGAATCTCATTGAAAGAACAACGTACCAAAGTGGAGTTTTTCCCAGACAACAAGCCTAACCAGATTATTGTCTACATAGAATACCCTCAAGGTACGGCTATTGAAAAAACCAATGCCATCACCAAAGAGATTGAAAAACGGGTATATGATGTACTGGATACCAACCAATATAAAGAGGGTGACTATAACTTTATGGTAGAAAGTGCCGTATCGCAAGTTGGTGAAGGGGCCGGAAACCCTCAAACCGATGGTGGGTCGGCAGCAGAAATGCCACACAAAGCAAAAATCACGGCTTCCATGAGGGAATATAAATACCGAAGAGGAGAAGATAGTGAATTGTTGCGCCAAAAAGTTCAGGAAGCTCTGGTAGGTATCTATCCTGGGGTATTGATTTCGGTTGAAAAAGATGCCGCGGGTCCGCCTGCAGGTTCCCCTATCAATATTGAAATAGAAGGAGAGGACTATGACGAGTTGATTGCCACAGCCGAAAACATGAGAGAGTTTATCAACTCCAGAAATATTCAAGGAATTGATGAACTTAAAATCGATGTCAACAAAAACAAGCCTTCCATGAAGGTCGTTATCGATAGAGAAAAAGCTGGAGAACTTGGTATTAGTGCCGCTCAAGTTGGACAACAATTACGTAATTCCATCTTTGGAACCAAAGCTGGCATTTACAAAGAAGGAGGTGATGATTATGACATCTATGTACGATTTAATGAGGAAAACAGATACAATACCAGTGCGTTATTTAACCAAAATATCACCTTTAGAGATAATATGGGTAAAATCAAGAGCATTCCGGTATCAGCT
Coding sequences within it:
- a CDS encoding efflux RND transporter permease subunit gives rise to the protein MTEKNQKLVNKEFRWSSWAIDNKTTMYVLIVVIFYLGVGAFFDMPRENFPEVNETKIYVSSVFPGNTAEDIEKLITDPLEDRLKTVSNVVEITSTSQEDYGMVIVEFDENITVEEAKQKVKDEIDQETSSEDWPTFNGAKVEPDVFELSLSEEMPILNINISGDYPIEKLKEYGEYLQDEIEDLLEIKKVDIRGAQEKEVEVAVDIYKMMAAEVTFNDVINAINNGNVTISAGNLKASGQRRTIRVLGEIESPDELENFVVKSEGGHAIYLKDVAIVAFKEEDKTTFAREFGEPVVMLDVKKRAGKNMVDAAEQINTIVDHAIKDVFPQDLKVTIANDQSSVTIGQVDDLVNNIIFGVILVVTVLMFFLGFKNAIFVGFAIPMSMFMSLMILNFFGISLNTMVLFGLIMGLGMLVDNGIVVVENVYRLMDEEGMSRMEAAKKGIGEIAFPIIISTATTVAAFIPLGLWPGLMGEFMMILPQTLSIVLGSSLFVAIFFNSVLVSQFMSTEDKDMPLNKIIKLSAIMAVLGILVYLFGGTYKALGSLMVFSAIMLWVYRLFLRKWANSFQTKTLVKLERWYEGQLRWALSGKKPALITIATFSALIASFIAFGISLKEQRTKVEFFPDNKPNQIIVYIEYPQGTAIEKTNAITKEIEKRVYDVLDTNQYKEGDYNFMVESAVSQVGEGAGNPQTDGGSAAEMPHKAKITASMREYKYRRGEDSELLRQKVQEALVGIYPGVLISVEKDAAGPPAGSPINIEIEGEDYDELIATAENMREFINSRNIQGIDELKIDVNKNKPSMKVVIDREKAGELGISAAQVGQQLRNSIFGTKAGIYKEGGDDYDIYVRFNEENRYNTSALFNQNITFRDNMGKIKSIPVSAVTKHENNSGFSAIKHKDTRRVVTVYSALSPGFTDAGAIVAQIQNEMKSYEGLPENIKIDYTGQIEEQNKQMKFLMGAFFTGLGLIFFILIFQFNSISKPAIIMLAIFLSFIGVFGGLVITGWAFVIMMTMVGIISLAGIVVNNGVVLLDYAQLLIDRKKIDRGLDDDEYLSIEDLFESIVRAGKARLRPVLLTAITTILGLIPLAIGLNINFFTLFSEFNPHIYMGGDNVVFWGPLAWTVIFGLFVATFLTLIVVPVLFFLSMKLKMWIRSKIAPTESKTEESFSLQKEIDAHPSID